In Crocosphaera sp. UHCC 0190, the following proteins share a genomic window:
- the mnmE gene encoding tRNA uridine-5-carboxymethylaminomethyl(34) synthesis GTPase MnmE, translated as MADKVIQGETIAAIATAIVPQQGSIGIVRLSGQNALFIARTLFYAPGKQQWESHRILYGFIRHPQTQQTIDEALLLLMLAPRSYTCEDVVEFHCHGGIIPVQQVLQLCLEQGAKLAQPGEFTIRAFLNGRIDLTQAESIAELVGARSPQASQIAVAGLQGKLAQPIRQLRHTCLDILAEIEARIDFEEDLLPLDENVVSEGLEAILRQVETILSTADQGELLRTGLKVAIVGRPNVGKSSLLNAWSRSDRAIVTDLPGTTRDVVESQLVVGGIPIQVLDTAGIRETVDQVEKIGVERSRLAARQADLILLTIDAQVAWTREETEIYQPIAHLPVILVINKIDLATPDFSQFPAQIKHIVKTSAAQNQGIDGLEKAILASVHQENLKAANLDLAINQRQAAALTRAKIALQQVEETINNQLPLDFWTIDLRTAIQALGEITGEEITESVLERIFSRFCIGK; from the coding sequence ATGGCTGACAAGGTTATCCAAGGAGAGACGATCGCGGCGATCGCTACGGCTATTGTTCCCCAACAAGGGAGCATTGGTATTGTACGTCTATCGGGTCAAAATGCCCTGTTTATCGCTCGTACTCTATTTTATGCCCCTGGAAAACAACAATGGGAGTCTCATCGCATTCTCTACGGTTTCATCCGTCACCCCCAAACCCAACAAACCATTGATGAAGCCTTATTATTGCTGATGTTAGCTCCCCGTTCCTATACTTGTGAGGATGTGGTCGAATTTCACTGTCATGGGGGTATTATTCCCGTACAGCAAGTTCTCCAGTTGTGTTTGGAACAAGGGGCCAAATTGGCTCAACCAGGGGAATTTACCATTAGGGCCTTTCTCAATGGCAGAATTGATCTCACTCAAGCAGAAAGTATTGCTGAATTAGTGGGGGCGCGATCGCCTCAAGCTTCTCAAATTGCGGTGGCCGGGTTACAAGGAAAATTGGCTCAACCGATTCGGCAATTACGTCATACTTGTTTGGATATCCTGGCAGAAATTGAGGCGAGAATCGATTTTGAAGAAGATTTGCTACCCTTAGATGAAAATGTAGTTTCTGAGGGGTTAGAGGCGATTTTAAGGCAGGTTGAGACTATTTTATCTACAGCCGATCAGGGGGAATTGTTACGCACGGGCTTAAAGGTGGCGATTGTGGGCCGTCCTAATGTGGGAAAATCGAGTTTATTGAATGCTTGGAGTCGCAGCGATCGCGCTATTGTTACAGACTTACCGGGAACGACACGGGATGTGGTGGAGTCTCAGTTAGTGGTGGGGGGCATTCCGATCCAAGTTTTAGATACGGCAGGTATTCGGGAGACGGTGGATCAGGTGGAAAAAATTGGGGTTGAGCGATCGCGTTTGGCTGCTCGTCAGGCTGATCTTATTTTACTAACGATTGATGCTCAAGTGGCATGGACAAGAGAAGAAACAGAAATTTACCAACCAATTGCTCATCTTCCGGTTATTTTAGTGATTAATAAAATTGATTTGGCGACCCCAGATTTTTCTCAATTTCCTGCACAAATTAAGCATATTGTCAAGACTTCGGCCGCACAAAATCAAGGTATTGATGGTTTAGAAAAGGCGATTTTAGCCTCAGTGCATCAAGAAAATTTAAAGGCAGCTAATTTAGATTTAGCGATTAATCAACGGCAAGCGGCGGCTTTAACCCGCGCTAAAATAGCTTTACAACAAGTAGAGGAAACGATTAATAATCAACTGCCGTTAGATTTTTGGACAATTGATTTGCGTACGGCCATTCAAGCATTAGGAGAAATTACGGGAGAGGAAATCACCGAATCAGTCTTAGAACGGATTTTTAGTCGTTTTTGTATTGGTAAATAA
- a CDS encoding DUF2141 domain-containing protein, translated as MTNKFLVSSLLLPLLGTLSASLPVYGNTTSNLTVEVNGVSDRKGQICFSLFASSRGFPSSGDDAVQKQCVKITDTNPRITINNLAPSTYAVAVFWDDNSDGQLNRNFLGVPTEKFGFSSNPVVRTGPPKFGESAILVTGKNVIISIKLQSI; from the coding sequence ATGACTAATAAATTTCTAGTTAGTTCCTTATTACTCCCTTTACTGGGAACCTTAAGTGCGTCCCTTCCTGTCTATGGAAATACAACCAGTAATCTAACGGTTGAAGTTAATGGGGTCAGCGATCGCAAAGGACAAATTTGCTTTAGTTTATTTGCTAGTAGTCGAGGTTTTCCTAGTAGCGGTGACGATGCAGTACAAAAACAATGTGTGAAAATTACCGATACTAACCCTAGAATAACCATTAATAACTTAGCCCCTAGTACCTACGCGGTAGCTGTATTTTGGGATGATAATTCCGATGGTCAACTTAATCGTAATTTCCTCGGAGTTCCTACTGAGAAATTTGGGTTTTCTAGTAATCCCGTTGTCCGAACTGGCCCCCCTAAATTTGGAGAATCTGCTATTCTTGTCACAGGAAAAAATGTGATAATTTCAATCAAATTGCAATCTATTTAA